Within the Sarcophilus harrisii chromosome 2, mSarHar1.11, whole genome shotgun sequence genome, the region ACTCCCTGAGTCAGCTGGCCTTTACTATAAACTTGCCCTTTTGTGGCCCCAATATAGTAGATAGTTATTATTGTGATCTTACTTTGGTCATCAAACTTGCCTGTACTGATACTTATCTTCCAGAAATACTAATGCTCTTGGACAGCGGTCTAATGGGGGTGACCTCTTTCTTCCTTGTACTTATTTCCTATACTGTCATCCTAGTCACCGTCCAACATTGTTCATCAGCTGGTATAGTTAAAGCACGTGCTACATTGACTGCACACATCACTGTGGTGACCCTCTTCTTTGGACCATGCATCTTTATTTATGTCTGGCCTTTCAGCAATTTCCCAGTGGACAAGGTTTTCTCAGTGTTCTCTACTATTTTTGCTCCAATATTGAATCCAATAATCTatactttaagaaataaagagGTAAAGACAGCCATGCAGAAACTGAAGAGCCAACATATATCAGGTAGATTATTCAGCTGATTCCAATTTTGACTAATGCAATGCCTTGAACAGATCTTCATATCTATCTGAGTCACTctacccttttttctttctatgataAAATGTTTCAccttttagtaaatttatttataaaattgagaAGAGTTAATATACTGATATATTTTCAGTTTATGAAACTGTGAAAACTTATAAGGGCAGGTGAAATTAGAGTAAAAGCTTTATGAAAAGCCCAAATCTAATTCTTTGTTGTTGcacaatcatgtctgactctttgtaacctcatttggggttttcttggcaaagacctggaatggtttgtaatttccttctccagtttattttacagttaaaaaaactgaagtaaatagggttAACTGACTTGACCAAGGATACATAAGAAGAggtcctgactccagacctaataTTCTAGCCACTGCCCTATTTTAACTCTTTCCAGATGCTGTTACATAGATCTAGCAGGATttcataaattataatattaagtATCATAGTTCTATCATAT harbors:
- the LOC100928926 gene encoding olfactory receptor 4K15-like, which encodes MDQRNHSRVTEFVLVGLSTSWELQILFFILFILVYMAIVMGNLLIVLTVILEPLLHTPMYMMLSNLSVLDICLATYATPKMIIDFLAELKTISFEGCMAQIFLLHVFAGGEMVLLVAMAYDRYVAICKPLHYTTIMSLNKCIGLLVTSWVVGILHSLSQLAFTINLPFCGPNIVDSYYCDLTLVIKLACTDTYLPEILMLLDSGLMGVTSFFLVLISYTVILVTVQHCSSAGIVKARATLTAHITVVTLFFGPCIFIYVWPFSNFPVDKVFSVFSTIFAPILNPIIYTLRNKEVKTAMQKLKSQHISGRLFS